A genome region from Nocardia sp. NBC_00565 includes the following:
- a CDS encoding MFS transporter, with translation MSRSSAVLPPVGPQRVLTLITAASAVFSGIYLSTVVLYFTRIVHISPMQVGVGLSIAGAVCIIVSVLVGKLSDRRGPLGVLRVSLILAGCGTLGFLTVGDFALYLVVIPATAAAQTCVQLMISTIVTRVVTERANEFRAYIRSVLNVGIAIGIGLSAVAVQWDSADFYHVAIVIGAGCVCGSALLVGRLPALGPVAVEAESGAERWAVLRDRPYLALTLLDGVLSLQYRIQSVAIPLWIIEATTAPRWSIAAIDMLNIFIVVFFQVRASRRIDNARSGGVALRKAGWAFLLACLVLAAAHGQRGWIAVLILATGATILSIGELWQTAGGFEVSNALAPPEAIGQYLGVFGTGLRLADALGPALLTWLCIGIGVLGWSVAGLILLAAGLLAPIVVARAESRRDRYALVPAG, from the coding sequence GTGTCGCGCTCGTCCGCTGTATTGCCGCCGGTCGGCCCGCAGCGTGTGCTGACGCTGATCACGGCGGCGTCCGCCGTCTTCAGCGGGATCTATTTGTCCACTGTCGTTCTCTACTTCACCAGGATCGTGCACATCTCGCCGATGCAGGTCGGCGTCGGCCTCAGTATCGCGGGGGCCGTGTGCATCATCGTGTCGGTGCTGGTCGGCAAGCTGTCGGATCGCCGCGGCCCACTCGGTGTGCTGCGGGTCAGCCTGATTCTGGCGGGCTGCGGAACTCTCGGCTTCCTCACGGTCGGTGACTTCGCGCTCTATCTCGTCGTCATCCCGGCCACCGCGGCCGCGCAGACCTGCGTTCAGCTGATGATCTCGACGATCGTCACTCGCGTCGTCACCGAACGGGCCAATGAATTCCGGGCCTACATCCGCTCGGTGCTGAATGTGGGCATAGCCATCGGCATCGGTCTTTCCGCTGTTGCCGTGCAGTGGGATTCGGCGGATTTCTACCATGTGGCCATCGTCATCGGCGCGGGCTGTGTCTGCGGGTCCGCCCTGCTCGTGGGACGGCTGCCCGCGCTCGGGCCGGTGGCGGTGGAGGCCGAATCGGGCGCAGAGCGCTGGGCGGTACTGCGTGATCGGCCCTACCTGGCACTCACCCTGTTGGACGGGGTGCTGTCATTGCAATATCGCATTCAGTCCGTCGCGATTCCGCTGTGGATCATCGAGGCGACGACCGCACCGCGATGGTCTATCGCCGCGATAGACATGCTGAACATTTTCATCGTGGTGTTCTTCCAGGTCCGCGCGAGCCGCCGGATCGATAACGCCCGATCGGGCGGTGTCGCGCTACGCAAGGCCGGATGGGCATTCCTGCTGGCCTGCCTGGTGCTCGCGGCGGCCCACGGCCAGCGCGGCTGGATCGCCGTACTCATTCTGGCGACCGGCGCCACGATCCTCAGTATTGGCGAATTGTGGCAGACCGCAGGCGGTTTCGAGGTGTCGAACGCGCTGGCGCCACCGGAGGCCATCGGTCAGTACCTCGGCGTCTTCGGCACCGGACTCCGGTTGGCCGATGCGCTCGGGCCGGCGTTGCTGACCTGGTTGTGCATCGGGATCGGCGTCCTCGGCTGGTCGGTGGCCGGGCTGATCCTGCTGGCCGCCGGTCTGCTCGCGCCGATCGTCGTCGCCAGGGCCGAATCGCGGCGTGACCGGTACGCACTGGTCCCGGCAGGGTAA
- a CDS encoding ATP-grasp domain-containing protein, with the protein MPPHVTVIHRVRGVEVPYLDRIDHNAYVVTYVCAKDLIDGIPVHAAAAVERLDDMTRAPDAVRALAARFGTPDRIVALHEFDLLIAAQLRVEFGIAGDRPDYVLPFRDKLVMGATVAGAGVATPPFAQATELTAITDFASAHGFPLIVKPCLGAGSKDIIRLNSIDDCAALPDLSSEPFLVQRFCPDEVGAVDGVWTGTELGPWRASQYLGTCLEFASGGTSLGYVEIDDPAVIAALTTFTEAVLTALSKGTPTVFHLEFFLGRTGGTPRIQFLEVAARASGGETTHMWREVHCYDLLGAAVDIQLGRIPAADPLIDDSVVGELLIHPPVTPPCTVVDVRLEVPPTHAPYHSSVPQPGTAITETFGYADVGAAFRFRGSSTAEVVNAMRYTAAGFRMDCVAYDAAVV; encoded by the coding sequence GTGCCCCCACACGTGACCGTCATTCATAGAGTGCGCGGCGTCGAAGTCCCCTATCTCGACCGCATCGACCACAATGCCTACGTCGTAACCTATGTTTGCGCGAAGGATCTCATCGACGGAATTCCGGTGCATGCGGCGGCCGCCGTCGAGCGGCTCGATGATATGACTCGCGCGCCCGATGCCGTGCGTGCACTGGCGGCTCGATTCGGCACGCCGGACCGTATTGTCGCGCTGCATGAATTCGATTTGCTGATCGCGGCCCAATTGCGGGTGGAATTCGGTATCGCCGGTGACCGCCCCGATTACGTTCTCCCGTTTCGCGACAAGCTGGTGATGGGTGCCACCGTCGCCGGGGCGGGCGTGGCGACACCGCCGTTCGCTCAGGCCACCGAGCTCACCGCCATCACCGACTTCGCGTCCGCGCACGGCTTCCCGCTCATCGTCAAACCGTGTCTGGGCGCCGGCAGCAAAGACATCATCCGACTGAATTCCATCGATGATTGCGCGGCGCTACCCGATCTGAGTTCCGAACCGTTTCTGGTGCAGCGGTTTTGCCCGGACGAAGTAGGTGCCGTCGATGGCGTCTGGACCGGTACCGAACTCGGCCCATGGCGGGCCTCGCAATATCTCGGTACCTGTCTCGAGTTCGCCAGTGGCGGAACAAGTCTCGGCTATGTCGAGATCGATGACCCCGCAGTGATCGCAGCGCTGACGACCTTCACCGAGGCCGTGCTCACCGCCCTCAGCAAGGGCACGCCGACGGTTTTCCATCTCGAATTCTTCCTCGGCCGCACCGGTGGTACGCCGCGCATTCAGTTCCTCGAAGTGGCGGCGCGGGCTTCGGGCGGGGAAACCACCCATATGTGGCGGGAGGTGCATTGCTACGATCTGCTCGGCGCGGCGGTGGACATCCAGCTGGGCCGGATTCCGGCCGCCGATCCGCTCATCGACGACTCGGTTGTCGGCGAATTGCTCATCCATCCGCCGGTGACTCCACCCTGCACCGTGGTCGACGTCCGACTCGAGGTCCCGCCGACCCATGCGCCGTACCACTCCTCGGTGCCGCAGCCGGGTACAGCCATCACCGAGACGTTCGGCTATGCCGATGTCGGAGCCGCCTTCCGTTTCCGGGGCAGCTCCACGGCGGAAGTCGTGAATGCGATGCGATATACCGCCGCGGGCTTCCGAATGGACTGCGTCGCATACGACGCGGCCGTCGTCTGA
- a CDS encoding DUF4389 domain-containing protein, with protein MATYEGSPTISEALVELDVFPPAQQRRWTVLLRLLLAIPQLIVLWALSIAAFVVVVCGWFGALVLGRLPDWCGEFLRGYFGYTVRVYGYTMLLVDDYPPFAWTAPDYPVRLLFPAPTPLNRLAVLFRLILAIPILVLSSWFSTGWAIVSFILWLIVLITGRMPGAVFEASSAVLRIEMRVSTYLYLLTPAYLKGVFGDKPAVMAPVPGGQLTAPPPQSPTRPLLVSSGGRTLLIVMLVLGILGSALQTTTSGGDNDDDDNALASSHLAEQVAVDFTDQTGHTPDNVYCPTSLDADIGATEICTIADRGAEFRAKVTVDTITDGAAHLRTVIEQQH; from the coding sequence GTGGCTACGTACGAAGGATCGCCGACCATTAGCGAAGCTTTGGTCGAATTGGACGTCTTTCCGCCCGCGCAACAGCGCCGCTGGACCGTGCTGCTGCGGCTGCTGTTGGCCATACCCCAACTGATCGTGCTGTGGGCGCTGAGCATCGCCGCCTTCGTGGTGGTGGTTTGCGGCTGGTTCGGCGCACTTGTGCTCGGTCGGCTGCCGGACTGGTGTGGTGAATTCCTGCGTGGCTACTTCGGCTACACCGTTCGGGTGTACGGCTACACGATGCTGCTGGTCGACGACTATCCGCCGTTCGCGTGGACCGCGCCGGACTATCCCGTCCGACTGCTCTTCCCTGCGCCGACGCCGTTGAACCGACTGGCGGTGCTGTTCCGGCTCATCCTGGCCATCCCGATCCTGGTGCTGTCGAGTTGGTTCAGCACGGGCTGGGCGATCGTCTCGTTCATCCTGTGGCTGATCGTCCTGATCACCGGCCGGATGCCGGGGGCGGTCTTCGAGGCCAGCTCGGCGGTGCTGCGCATCGAAATGCGCGTGTCGACCTATCTGTACCTGCTGACTCCGGCCTACCTGAAGGGCGTCTTCGGCGATAAGCCCGCGGTCATGGCACCGGTGCCCGGTGGGCAGCTGACCGCCCCGCCGCCACAGTCCCCGACCCGCCCGCTGCTGGTCTCCAGCGGTGGCCGCACCCTGCTGATCGTCATGCTGGTCCTCGGCATCCTGGGCAGCGCGCTGCAAACGACGACGAGCGGGGGCGACAATGACGACGATGACAACGCCCTCGCCAGCTCACATCTCGCCGAGCAGGTCGCCGTCGACTTCACCGATCAGACCGGGCACACGCCCGACAATGTCTACTGCCCCACCAGTCTCGACGCCGATATCGGCGCGACCGAGATCTGCACGATCGCCGACCGCGGTGCCGAGTTCCGGGCCAAGGTCACCGTCGACACGATCACCGACGGCGCCGCGCACTTGCGCACCGTCATCGAACAACAGCACTGA
- the ligD gene encoding non-homologous end-joining DNA ligase translates to MDSVKPGDEVRSGVELTNLDAPLFDGAQATKRDLLDYLEFAGARLVSQLRDRPLSVVRIRPGQEPFMQKNLPKYTPDWVHRVTVWAESSKREVTYALCDDVRTLLWFGNQRAVEYHPTLLRADHAEGPTHLILDLDPPEGGPFRQVVRAAELIRQALANDGLAGAVKTSGAKGVHVFVPIEPRLPIEDVAAATRAIAARAERIDPELATTAFIREDRAGKVFLDSTRAGGATVVAAYSPRVRPGVPVSFPIEWSQLPDISPTDFTVRTAPKLLGDRDPWAQEMPAPQALPADLIEEGHTIPVARVQAMHEGKRRARARRAT, encoded by the coding sequence ATGGATTCGGTGAAGCCCGGCGACGAGGTCCGTTCGGGCGTCGAACTGACCAACCTCGACGCACCCCTGTTCGACGGTGCGCAGGCCACCAAGCGCGATCTGCTGGACTATCTCGAATTCGCCGGTGCTCGGCTGGTGTCGCAACTGCGGGACCGCCCGCTGTCGGTGGTGCGCATCCGGCCGGGGCAGGAACCGTTCATGCAGAAGAACCTGCCGAAATACACCCCGGACTGGGTGCACCGGGTGACGGTGTGGGCCGAGTCTTCCAAGCGTGAAGTGACATACGCACTGTGCGATGACGTGCGCACCTTGCTGTGGTTCGGCAACCAGCGCGCGGTCGAATATCACCCGACGCTGTTGCGCGCCGATCACGCCGAGGGCCCGACCCATCTCATCCTCGATCTCGATCCGCCGGAGGGCGGCCCGTTCCGGCAGGTCGTGCGCGCCGCCGAACTGATCCGGCAGGCACTGGCGAACGACGGACTCGCGGGCGCGGTCAAAACGAGCGGCGCGAAGGGCGTGCATGTCTTCGTGCCGATCGAGCCGCGCCTCCCGATCGAGGACGTCGCCGCGGCTACCAGGGCGATTGCCGCCAGGGCCGAACGCATCGACCCGGAGCTGGCCACCACCGCCTTCATCCGCGAGGACCGCGCGGGCAAGGTCTTCTTGGACTCGACGCGTGCCGGTGGCGCGACCGTGGTCGCCGCCTACAGTCCGCGCGTGCGTCCCGGCGTGCCGGTGTCGTTCCCCATCGAATGGTCCCAACTCCCCGATATCAGCCCGACCGATTTCACCGTGCGTACCGCACCGAAGCTCCTGGGCGATCGCGATCCGTGGGCGCAGGAGATGCCCGCGCCGCAGGCCCTACCCGCTGATCTCATCGAAGAGGGCCACACCATCCCGGTGGCCCGGGTCCAGGCGATGCACGAGGGCAAGCGCCGGGCCCGGGCACGCAGGGCGACTTAG
- a CDS encoding SAM-dependent methyltransferase, whose translation MPRVWGMVNHRRLARGDRDIGTGLPTAGNVHEIAQGIAPESRIVYVDNDPIVLAHARTLLNSSTEGATAYLDADVRAPERILTHPDLLATLDLSQPVALMLVAIMHFITDDDQAYDLVHQLRAALAPGSYLVMSHATGDYLTAEDLDETIAANRRSGVPFRLRSTAEFSRFFTGFDLVAPGLTSVITWRPEQWRPHPRPEAVSMLGGVGRLAT comes from the coding sequence ATGCCCCGCGTATGGGGCATGGTCAACCATCGGCGGCTAGCGCGGGGTGACCGTGATATCGGCACCGGATTGCCCACAGCGGGCAATGTGCACGAGATCGCCCAGGGCATTGCCCCCGAATCGCGCATCGTCTACGTGGACAACGACCCGATCGTGCTGGCACATGCCCGCACCCTGCTGAACAGTTCCACCGAGGGCGCCACCGCCTATCTCGACGCCGATGTGCGAGCGCCCGAACGCATTCTCACGCACCCGGATCTGCTCGCCACCCTCGACCTGTCGCAGCCGGTGGCGCTGATGCTGGTCGCCATCATGCATTTCATCACTGACGACGATCAGGCCTACGACCTGGTGCACCAGCTGCGTGCTGCCCTCGCGCCCGGCAGCTACCTGGTGATGTCGCACGCCACCGGCGACTACCTGACCGCCGAAGACCTCGACGAGACCATCGCGGCCAACCGGCGCAGCGGCGTTCCGTTCCGGCTCCGCTCTACTGCCGAATTCTCCCGCTTCTTCACCGGATTCGACCTCGTCGCGCCGGGGCTCACCTCGGTGATCACATGGCGTCCCGAACAGTGGCGGCCGCATCCACGCCCCGAGGCGGTCTCCATGCTCGGCGGTGTCGGCCGGCTGGCTACCTGA
- a CDS encoding MFS transporter: MSILQSRVDTSAGRTRALLGISLGYFMVLLDMTVLSVAEPDLAASLRTSIAGLQWATTGYTVAFAALLLSAGAVADRYGAHRVFRFGTAAFGLVSLLSAFAPSLWVLVGLRVLSGAAAAACVPASMAMITRLYPDPALRARAISTWAAISGAAVAAGPIVGGALVGLAGWRAVFLVNVPIAVVVLALSTGSAVICARGDRHIDWFAQLSAAVALALCTDALIAAGAQSWRHTAWSLGGAVLATIVFVLLERRSAAPVLNRELLREGRVRAGLLVGAAVNFALTGALFVLPLLLQQQRDLSPLQTGLAFLPLTVPFAVIPPIAGKIVSRVGARRPILAGLALLTAGGTVLACAIFATLDYPVLALGLLLSGFGVAFALPAVVTAIVNAAPAGTAGAVGGLLNAVRQVGATLGVAVMGALVGPGIGWAMLTSTAACALAFAVFGRRFR, translated from the coding sequence ATGAGCATTCTGCAATCTCGGGTGGACACGTCGGCCGGGCGGACCCGCGCCCTGCTCGGGATATCCCTCGGGTACTTCATGGTGTTGCTGGATATGACGGTGCTGTCGGTCGCCGAACCGGATCTGGCGGCGTCGCTGCGTACCTCGATCGCGGGCCTGCAATGGGCGACTACCGGCTATACCGTCGCCTTCGCCGCGCTGCTGCTCTCGGCGGGCGCGGTCGCCGACCGCTACGGTGCGCATCGGGTATTCCGTTTCGGCACAGCGGCTTTCGGGCTGGTTTCGCTGCTGAGCGCGTTCGCGCCGAGCCTGTGGGTGTTGGTGGGGTTGCGGGTGTTGTCGGGTGCCGCCGCGGCGGCGTGCGTGCCCGCCTCGATGGCAATGATCACCCGGCTCTACCCGGATCCGGCGTTGCGGGCACGGGCGATCTCGACCTGGGCGGCGATCAGCGGTGCCGCGGTCGCGGCGGGGCCGATCGTCGGCGGTGCGCTGGTCGGTCTGGCCGGCTGGCGGGCGGTCTTCCTCGTCAATGTGCCCATCGCGGTCGTCGTGCTGGCGCTGAGCACCGGATCAGCGGTGATCTGCGCCCGGGGCGATCGCCACATCGACTGGTTCGCCCAGCTGAGCGCGGCCGTCGCGCTGGCACTGTGCACCGATGCGCTGATCGCGGCGGGCGCGCAGTCGTGGCGGCACACCGCCTGGTCGCTCGGTGGCGCGGTACTCGCGACGATCGTCTTCGTATTGCTCGAACGGCGCAGTGCCGCACCGGTATTGAACCGGGAACTGCTGCGTGAGGGCCGAGTGCGGGCCGGACTGCTGGTGGGTGCGGCGGTGAACTTCGCGCTCACCGGCGCACTGTTCGTCCTGCCGCTGCTGCTCCAACAGCAGCGCGACCTGAGCCCGCTGCAGACCGGGCTCGCGTTCCTGCCGCTCACCGTGCCGTTCGCCGTCATCCCGCCCATCGCCGGCAAGATTGTGTCCCGGGTCGGTGCGCGTCGCCCGATTCTGGCCGGACTCGCCCTGCTCACGGCGGGCGGCACGGTGCTCGCGTGCGCTATCTTCGCCACCCTGGACTATCCGGTCCTGGCGCTGGGTCTGCTGCTGTCGGGATTCGGTGTCGCCTTTGCCCTTCCGGCGGTGGTCACCGCCATCGTCAACGCGGCCCCGGCAGGTACGGCGGGTGCGGTCGGCGGCTTGCTCAATGCCGTCCGCCAAGTCGGCGCGACGCTGGGCGTCGCGGTCATGGGCGCGCTCGTCGGTCCCGGCATCGGCTGGGCGATGCTGACCTCCACGGCAGCCTGCGCACTCGCCTTCGCCGTCTTCGGACGCAGGTTCAGGTAG
- a CDS encoding LysR family transcriptional regulator: MELRQLRTFEAVVRHRTVTEAAVVLDLAPSSVSQQIRTLENALGVALFVRDPKGMRLTSAGERLTGWARRLLEQAEQAEREVREQRPVLRLGALETLAGAYVPRVLARLAERRPDIEVEVRSDRARDGLLADVVGGVLDAALLLDSGGAVGDLGFPAPAEPLAFLDLDPVPLALVAAPTHPLTARSNLTPADLIDERLLVNVPECSFWMAGERLLGSGPRRVKAGAVPVMRAWAEHGLGISLLPEFAVADGLAHGTLVRLDFPMPDLSLRLVWRAEQESMPGMREILYAAALP, translated from the coding sequence ATGGAGTTACGTCAGCTGCGGACCTTCGAGGCCGTGGTGCGCCACCGCACGGTCACCGAGGCCGCCGTAGTGCTCGACCTCGCGCCGTCGTCGGTATCGCAGCAGATCCGCACGCTGGAGAACGCACTCGGCGTCGCGCTCTTCGTGCGCGATCCCAAGGGCATGCGCCTCACGTCCGCTGGTGAACGCCTCACCGGATGGGCGCGGCGGCTGCTCGAACAGGCCGAGCAGGCCGAGCGCGAGGTGCGCGAGCAACGGCCGGTCCTGCGACTCGGCGCGCTGGAAACCCTCGCCGGCGCCTACGTGCCGCGAGTACTCGCGCGGCTGGCCGAGCGGCGACCCGATATCGAGGTCGAGGTGCGCTCCGATCGGGCGCGCGACGGACTGCTCGCCGATGTGGTCGGCGGCGTACTCGATGCGGCGCTGCTGCTGGATTCCGGTGGCGCCGTCGGCGATCTGGGCTTTCCGGCCCCGGCCGAACCGCTGGCCTTCCTCGACCTGGACCCGGTACCGCTGGCCCTGGTCGCGGCGCCGACGCATCCGCTAACCGCGAGATCCAATCTGACGCCGGCGGACCTCATCGATGAGCGGCTGCTGGTCAATGTGCCCGAATGCTCGTTCTGGATGGCCGGGGAAAGGCTGTTGGGGTCGGGTCCGCGGCGCGTCAAGGCCGGCGCGGTGCCGGTGATGCGGGCATGGGCCGAACATGGACTCGGCATATCCCTGCTCCCGGAGTTCGCCGTCGCCGATGGTCTCGCCCACGGCACGCTCGTCCGGTTGGACTTTCCGATGCCCGATCTGAGCCTGCGGCTGGTGTGGCGGGCGGAGCAGGAGTCGATGCCGGGAATGCGCGAGATCCTCTACGCGGCCGCTCTGCCCTGA
- a CDS encoding phenolic acid decarboxylase yields MSAKQRASTTPSTLIGDLSGIIGKHLIYAYDNGWKYELYVHDWQTIESRCLMGPRFGSWSKNVAAKLVQLNDDLYKIAWVDPTGTTTVIIVWLGDRRVHATISYPQWMLDYPESTLTRYEDNLDAIVADRDKGPTYPLTLVSATGRITFLESRDADDDTVIDCPPSKLPLGYAWQTN; encoded by the coding sequence ATGAGCGCGAAGCAGCGTGCCAGTACCACGCCATCAACCCTGATCGGCGATCTGTCGGGCATCATCGGCAAGCATCTGATCTACGCCTACGACAACGGCTGGAAATACGAGCTGTATGTGCACGATTGGCAGACGATCGAATCGCGGTGCCTGATGGGACCGAGATTCGGGAGCTGGTCCAAGAATGTGGCGGCCAAGCTGGTCCAACTCAACGACGATCTGTACAAAATCGCCTGGGTGGATCCGACCGGCACCACCACGGTGATCATCGTGTGGCTCGGAGACCGCCGCGTGCACGCCACGATCTCCTATCCGCAATGGATGCTCGACTATCCCGAGAGCACCCTCACCCGCTATGAGGACAACCTCGACGCGATCGTCGCCGACCGCGACAAGGGACCGACGTACCCGCTCACCCTCGTCTCCGCGACCGGACGCATCACGTTTCTGGAATCCCGGGATGCCGACGACGACACGGTGATCGACTGCCCGCCGAGCAAACTGCCACTCGGGTACGCCTGGCAAACCAACTGA
- a CDS encoding cytochrome P450, with protein MVGRTQSGRRTDTLAALIHSADSLRRFARLGSYRRSTHCGHLAFGNGPHICPGAAVARVEAGIALPALFARFPNLRLAVPVEEIRNLPVLTQNDLAAFPVHLDG; from the coding sequence ATGGTTGGCCGCACCCAAAGCGGTCGCCGCACTGATACCCTCGCTGCTCTGATTCATTCTGCCGATTCCCTTCGTCGGTTCGCGCGGTTAGGCTCGTACAGAAGATCGACGCACTGCGGCCACCTCGCCTTCGGCAACGGCCCGCATATCTGCCCTGGCGCGGCAGTGGCCCGCGTCGAGGCGGGCATCGCGCTGCCCGCGCTGTTCGCGCGCTTTCCGAATCTGCGGCTCGCGGTGCCGGTCGAGGAAATTCGCAACCTCCCGGTGCTCACCCAGAACGATCTGGCCGCATTCCCGGTGCACCTCGACGGCTGA
- a CDS encoding SanA/YdcF family protein has protein sequence MQFAAVDDQGSCKRHWVRRVGVGLMAGSALVVAGSNLRLWMVSSGHRFGLASAPTVPVVIVPGAKVGPNGAPMAYLRGRLDIAIELLRTGKAHEILVSGDAAGTSGDEIAAMTKYLADHGVDPALVRSDGEGLSTRATCERAKTLFGIDRAIIVTQYQHLPRAVALCRAAGIDADGVTAYCDCRRTTKVRNNIREWLAAPKAVAALIPSLL, from the coding sequence GTGCAGTTCGCCGCGGTAGACGATCAGGGGTCGTGTAAGCGGCATTGGGTGCGCAGGGTGGGTGTCGGGCTGATGGCCGGATCGGCGCTGGTCGTCGCCGGATCCAATCTCCGGCTGTGGATGGTGTCGTCCGGACATCGGTTCGGGCTCGCGTCCGCACCGACAGTCCCGGTGGTGATCGTGCCGGGTGCGAAGGTCGGGCCGAACGGTGCGCCGATGGCGTATCTGCGTGGGCGGCTCGATATCGCGATCGAATTGCTGCGGACCGGGAAGGCGCACGAGATCCTGGTGTCCGGTGATGCCGCGGGTACCTCGGGTGACGAAATCGCCGCGATGACAAAGTATCTCGCCGACCACGGCGTCGATCCGGCGCTGGTGCGCTCCGACGGCGAAGGACTGTCGACACGGGCGACATGTGAACGCGCCAAGACCCTGTTCGGCATCGATCGCGCGATCATCGTCACCCAGTACCAGCATCTCCCGCGCGCCGTAGCCCTGTGCCGCGCCGCAGGAATCGACGCCGACGGCGTCACCGCATACTGCGACTGCCGACGAACAACCAAGGTGCGCAACAACATCCGCGAATGGTTGGCCGCACCCAAAGCGGTCGCCGCACTGATACCCTCGCTGCTCTGA
- a CDS encoding ArsR/SmtB family transcription factor: MKRIQFTPEDLMRVRIGAPLGAMGETVLATRVLQRTDAPVYDGWRSQVRPAIPDNFGVLADIVPGVEHFVDLITPTRGGRSMSAGIEALHLASRDELRREVEATDRQRADSGRPLPAWARNLSDRDSAARRDVAVAVESFHEVAFAGRWAHVQSYLEVAAERMARTIATEGVEQLFAGLRPFARWHAPVLEVLTKTGCHDEHLDGRGLVIIPSLFAWPGPLLLKSTMDKDAPMTLVVPVLRDIADFATAWGPRATNEALTALLGRTRAAALQVIAEGCTTTELARRLGVSPATASEHASILRAAGLIESWRHRNAMRHQVTTLGIALLDGDLDSGVRSA; this comes from the coding sequence ATGAAGCGGATCCAGTTCACGCCCGAGGATCTCATGCGCGTCCGGATCGGGGCGCCGCTCGGCGCGATGGGCGAAACGGTGTTGGCCACCAGGGTGTTGCAGCGCACCGACGCGCCGGTGTACGACGGTTGGCGCAGCCAGGTGCGGCCCGCGATTCCGGATAACTTCGGTGTGCTCGCGGATATCGTTCCCGGCGTCGAGCATTTCGTCGATCTCATCACGCCCACCCGGGGTGGGCGGTCGATGTCCGCGGGGATCGAGGCATTGCATCTGGCCTCGCGGGATGAACTCCGGCGCGAGGTGGAGGCGACGGATCGGCAACGAGCCGACAGCGGGCGTCCGCTGCCCGCGTGGGCGCGCAATCTATCCGACCGCGACAGTGCCGCGCGCCGCGATGTCGCGGTTGCCGTCGAGTCCTTTCACGAGGTGGCCTTCGCCGGGCGGTGGGCGCATGTGCAGTCCTATCTCGAAGTAGCCGCCGAGCGGATGGCCCGCACCATCGCGACCGAAGGTGTCGAACAGCTCTTCGCCGGGCTGCGGCCCTTCGCGCGGTGGCACGCGCCGGTGCTGGAGGTCCTCACCAAAACCGGCTGCCACGACGAACACCTCGACGGCCGGGGATTGGTCATCATTCCGTCGCTGTTCGCCTGGCCGGGACCGTTGCTGCTGAAGTCCACCATGGACAAGGACGCGCCGATGACACTGGTCGTTCCGGTGCTGCGCGATATCGCCGATTTCGCGACGGCGTGGGGTCCGCGCGCGACCAACGAGGCGCTGACCGCGCTGCTCGGCCGCACCCGAGCCGCCGCTCTACAGGTGATCGCGGAAGGCTGTACGACGACCGAACTCGCCCGCCGACTGGGAGTTTCACCCGCGACGGCCAGCGAACACGCGTCGATTCTGCGGGCTGCCGGGCTCATCGAGAGCTGGCGGCACCGCAATGCCATGCGGCACCAGGTGACGACGCTCGGCATCGCTCTGCTCGACGGCGATCTCGACAGCGGTGTGCGCAGCGCGTGA
- a CDS encoding lytic transglycosylase domain-containing protein, which yields MSHVIRAVIAAVFVSLVCVAPAAAAPTDEEVSSSSVGLAVTLVRASTKALALTIVPIHQFASFDNIISNESGWDVFATNPSSGAYGLGQALPPEKMATHGADWRFNPITQLRWTYDYMIARYGGPDQAWAFWRAHHWY from the coding sequence ATGTCGCATGTCATACGCGCAGTCATCGCAGCCGTCTTCGTGTCACTCGTCTGCGTCGCTCCCGCGGCGGCCGCACCAACCGACGAAGAAGTCTCCAGCTCATCGGTCGGGCTCGCAGTGACGCTGGTCCGTGCGAGCACCAAAGCCCTCGCGTTGACCATCGTCCCGATCCACCAGTTCGCGTCCTTCGACAACATCATCTCCAACGAGAGTGGCTGGGATGTCTTCGCCACCAACCCGAGCAGCGGCGCCTACGGCCTCGGCCAGGCCCTACCACCGGAAAAGATGGCCACCCACGGCGCCGACTGGCGCTTCAACCCGATCACCCAGCTCCGCTGGACCTACGACTACATGATCGCCCGCTACGGCGGCCCCGACCAGGCCTGGGCATTCTGGCGAGCACACCACTGGTATTGA